The DNA window aaaagtATACATATCAAAACACAGAACAGAAGAGATCGGTTCCATAACAAGCTCACCGATACTCATCTCACATATTTTAAGGTATGATGTATAAATAAATCAATGTTAAATACATATAATAAACTAAATTTTACAGGCTGGACATAATTAAGAGGAGCAAAAGGCAGTTGATGGAATACAAGATTTTTCAAATGAAGTTTACCATCTTTCCTCATCTCTGGAAGCAACCCAAAAGCATGTCTTCTGACCATGTCCAGATAAGAttcaacttcatcatcatcaatattaaACAGAACAGCAGACCCATATTGAAATACGACCATGTACTGATGGTTGCTCACGTATTCTTTGACTCCAAGAGCCTGAAACCAAAGCACAAAGGTTATTTTCAAGGAAATGGAAAAACTAGCAAGCAGAAAAATTGTATTAACTAAACTTTGAAAGACTTCCTCATCAGAATTTTGATACAAAACCAACTAAAATCCCTTGCATGCAGCATCACAAGCCTATATCTTGTCCATAGACCAACCAACTTGACAAAGATTTCAGTCAAAATGCATGGGGCTGAAGTGCTGAACCAAAGATAAAGCATTGGTTTATTTAAGTAGTTCTCAACAGCAAAGGACAGTCATTAAAACAGGTACGAAAATTTCAGAGTATGGTCGAATATCCGGATAGAAATTTTTCCTTCTGAATCTCTAATAAACCTTAAAATTGGATAACAAAACGAAACCACAAATTCAGGGTCAAAAAACTATTCCTAAGAGGCTAAGAAACATGCAGGATCAGTTTTAAAAAATCTTAAGACAAAGTATCTTAAACTGCTTAATTTGAGACTAAGAATGTGATGAGAATAGTGGGAGTGAGAAAGATAATTAAGAATACTTATTTAAGTTTAGTCAACTCCCTATAGTTTGTTTAGGAATCCTTATTTAAGTAAACTAATTGGAGTGTGTTTCTTAGTTTAGTTCAGGGTTGATGTCTTTATATATAAGTTTATGTAGTTGTTTTAATATGGATTGGAGAATTCAAAGAATAGTTGGAGGCTTTGCCTAGGGTTTATCCCCACTGTAATCGGCTCTCAAATCACTCTTTGCTTTGATTTGCTTGGGCTATGATAGAACTATTCTATGTGTTCTATACTAGATTTATTCCACTCTTTGGGGTATTCTTGCTCGAATAGGCTTGAGCTAGAGACCTAGAGTAGATCCATTCTGCGCTTTTTACACTAGCAATTGTATTAGGGTTCAATTCCGTGAATTCTATCAATTAAaactatattttattttgttcgtTGGTACTTCAAttggatttaatttttttgttgtgggATTCTTAACCAGATCCTCAACACAATGGTTTTCAAAACTTCTTTGTGAGAGTAATATTCCTCATAGGTGACCAATAAGGAATTCTTTGTGAAAGGAAGGGTAAGGGGAGGCTTCTTAGGCCAACTGGCCGGTTTCTGACAGAAGATTGCTATAGTCAAGTTCATTCTCTCTTGCAGTACAAGAATCTCAAAGTAACCACTTACTGTAGTGAGGTTTAACTTGAATAAAGCAGAATGATAATCAGAAAGATTAAAAAACATTTCCAACCTTCCATAATTtggttgaagtttggaaaaaggAATGTGATAATGATATATAATGCACAAATGCTATCAACCTTGGCAATGTTTGGTTCCCATAAATGAGAATGCATGACCGGAAACAAAGACTGTAAaactgaaaataaataaataaataataataataataggaaCTTCAACTAATTAAAAGAATGATATTGCTTCTTGATCATCTTACAGAGATTCCTGAAGAAATATTGTAATATCTCAGTGCAACATAATTTGCTGAGCGGGAGGTAGGAGGAACAACATTGGCTAGATTCTCAGCTTGCATACTCTTCAAATTGATACTGCAAAAATTATATATCTGAGCAAACCAAATCAGCAAGAACAATAGCAAGATCGTGTAGCCAGTTGAAAGTAACAGAGAAAGATCTAAAGCAAAGCCAAGATGAGAAAATATCATATAAAGGGAAATTGAAGATCTTAAATCAAGCTACAATAACTACTTGTATCATAGTTCTGTCTTTTCCATTTTTTACTGACTTATATTGTCAGGTTGGTACCCCTTGGTGCccagcaataaaaaaaaaattcattcaaaaataataaaggatTTCCGTTAGCTGAAAGATCAGCCCAACCACCCAGATCTCATCATTCATGCAGACTCTAAATAAGTTAAGAATATTAAAATAACGGTGTTTATGCAACAGTAAAGTTTTAACAACAAATTCACTAAGAACTGAAGCTCTAAATACATATATCTATGCACTTGCACTGGGCAGTTTACCATTTAACATTATACATGACACCAAGACCCAAAGTTTATATCTTTCAAAGGAAAAAATGCACCCAAAAACTATGGAGCTATTACAAGTAAGAATTTTGaatcaaatcaacctattaaGGCTCACAATATAAATGCACACCAAAAAGAGAAATGGAAGTAAGCTCAAAATGGTGGTATGCTGATATTAGAGGGAGAAAGAGAAGCAAGCAAGAACAAAagaattcaaattttaaataaCAGCGGCTCAAACTATATAGTAGACAAGTACTACAATAATGCAAAAGCGATGGTACAGTCACACCCTAGAAAATGTAATTAAGCTTCATAATAAAGACTTTCAAAACCATATTAAATAGTATCCACGAATTACAACAGCTATTCAATTAGCCATACGAATTAATGAAGATAGATTTCCAGTATCAAAACTACAATgtgagtggaaaaaaaaaaatctttagtaATTGACAATCCGGGTTCAATTTTGGACCTTCAACGCAATAAATAAAATCTCCATAAGTAGCTTAAATTGCAGACAAATTTGTctctaaaaaataaattaaatgaaaaaaccACGCAAACACAACGCTTCAGGTATTGTAGAAAAGTGTTGTCTGAGAAGCCAACCTCGTAGAAAGAAAGTAAGCCTTGACGGGGATCTTCCCTGTCTCCTCTTCTTGTTTGGGCACCCGACACAACCCATAGTTGTCAAGATAGAAATCATTAGACCCATAATCAGGATCGCTGTTATAAACCGGTACACGATTTGGGACAGCAGAAAACGATCTGAAAATGAAAATACGATGGAGAGTAGGTGAGATATGGAGGGGTTGGGGCAAGCAAACAGAGGGAGATCCATTGGAAGCTGTCGTTGTGAAGATTGTGCGATTGAAGAGGATAGCAGCAGCACGCCATCTACCCATTCAATGAAGATAAAGAGGTAATCGGGAAGTGTTGAACCCTTGTGTGTTTCAGGGCTCACTTGTATTGCTTTGGGTTTCTTCGTCCTATAGAATTGGGGATTTGCCCGCCTCTCTTCCACTCCCCACGTCTGTGGAGATGAATTTGTCCGCCACGTTGAAATGCAGCATGCCCAATAAAGCTTTATGCTCGCGCAGCAGTTCGGTTTGGGTTTGACCGCCGTTCAACCACTTCTTTCAAGTCAAACAAAATTTACGCTTGGTAAGTTGAGGGCCATGCGGCCAAATTAGTCGCGGATCAACAAATAAATTGAG is part of the Tripterygium wilfordii isolate XIE 37 chromosome 7, ASM1340144v1, whole genome shotgun sequence genome and encodes:
- the LOC120001580 gene encoding sporulation protein RMD1: MGRWRAAAILFNRTIFTTTASNGSPSVCLPQPLHISPTLHRIFIFRSFSAVPNRVPVYNSDPDYGSNDFYLDNYGLCRVPKQEEETGKIPVKAYFLSTSINLKSMQAENLANVVPPTSRSANYVALRYYNISSGISALGVKEYVSNHQYMVVFQYGSAVLFNIDDDEVESYLDMVRRHAFGLLPEMRKDDYAIKEKPLLVEDMQGGPDYIVLRALDIDGIRIIGSVLGQSIALDYFVSQVDGMVEEFAAINRAMEKSGTFAMDRKKLLQLVGKANSNLADVILKVGLFERSEIAWREAKYAQIYEYLREEFEVNQRFGNLDIKLKFVEHNIRLFHEVIQNRRSDLLEWCIIFLLTVENVISLYEIIRESGAVTF